In Chelmon rostratus isolate fCheRos1 chromosome 4, fCheRos1.pri, whole genome shotgun sequence, a genomic segment contains:
- the si:ch73-40i7.2 gene encoding FYN-binding protein 1 has translation MGESVDVKALRAKFNSKSSTSDTSSRDSGSPKSPRPGFGRAILPVTESDLANHRLSPTVPPPLMAGQGLMRSPRVEPMAASIPSRPVSYPRLPPNPGVRTSIQPVDTKVKQTGEMLQNIMLRHQRPPGTKPAPAPAPVQAPAPGPTSTPLPLRQQPRQRSAGDVTPLRRPLPPEGPLPLKPKRPPHVNLEPFMRFNQRPVLPGPRKQGAPSPGSAGRKMSLPAVINPPKPPQRSNKPSSLPRQVASIDIEDNQDTYDDIASFEKNESWSDNSSQCMDGDDEDVYESIDEDQVEVNRVNAEKKNKKEAKRKQEQEKRDQMERQKKENELRKNFQLQGEAEVLHTARVRHDWYGGGKLDLGVQQGESVEILRVKNNPEGKWLARSLTGSYGYISNTCVDVDYEAVKRKLLQNRKIDLSPLPPPPPDPPQMINVQSNHRDSMLEDDDDYDDVQPLTEDFPPPPPEISIDPKMEKDLRKKFKYEGPLKVLHTMMVNPNSIIKKPGGKDLPVAQGDILDVIQFTNSKKALCRNRFGRYGYVSRSLLLPMEGDIYDDVDYGGDIYDNDSPHTDY, from the exons GGGGAGAGCGTGGATGTCAAGGCTCTGAGGGCCAAGTTTAACAGCAAGTCCAGCACCTCGGACACCAGCAGCCGAGACAGCGGCTCCCCGAAATCTCCACGACCCGGGTTTGGGAGGGCAATCCTGCCAGTGACAGAGAGCGAtttggccaatcacaggctGTCTCCTAcggttcctcctcctctgatggCTGGCCAGGGTCTGATGAGGTCCCCCAGGGTAGAGCCAATGGCAGCCTCCATCCCCTCCAGACCTGTCTCCTACCCTCGACTGCCTCCCAATCCTGGAGTCAGAACCTCCATCCAGCCAGTGGACACCAAGGTCAAACAGACAGGCGAGATGCTACAGAACATAATGCTGAGGCACCAGAGGCCTCCAGGCACCAAACCAGCGCCGGCTCCAGCTCCAGTTCAGGCCCCTGCACCAGgtcccacctccacccctctaCCACTCCGACAGCAGCCTCGACAGAGGAGCGCAGGAGATGTGACCCCACTGAGAAGGCCCCTGCCCCCTGAAGGACCTCTGCCTTTGAAACCCAAACGGCCTCCTCATGTCAACCTGGAGCCCTTTATGAGGTTCAACCAAAGACCTGTTCTTCCTGGTCCAAGAAAGCAAGGCG CACCTTCCCCAGGCTCAGCAGGCAGAAAGATGTCTTTACCTGCAGTCATCAATCCTCCAAAACCGCCTCAACGCTCCAACAAACCCAGCAGTCTGCCGCGCCAAGTCGCCTCCAT AGACATTGAGGATAACCAGGACACCTATGATGACATTGCAAGCTTTGAGAAGAACG AGTCCTGGAGTGACAACAGTTCACAGTGTATGGATGGG GATGACGAAGATGTGTATGAGTCTATTGATGA GGACCAGGTGGAGGTAAACCGGGTAAACgctgagaagaaaaacaaaaaagaagcaaagaggaaacaggagcaggagaagagagATCAGATGGAGcgtcagaaaaaagaaaatgagttgAGGAAGAACTTTCAG TTGCAAGGGGAGGCGGAGGTTCTTCATACAGCCAGAGTCCGACATGACTGGTATGGGGGAGGAAAACTGGACCTCGGTGTACAACAGGGCGAGAGTGTGGAGATCCTCCGAGTGAAGAATAACCCAGAAGGCAAATGGTTGGCTCGTTCTCTGACTGGAAGCT ATGGATACATCAGTAACACATGTGTGGATGTTGACTATGAGGCAGTGAAGCGCAAGTTGCTCCAGAACAGAAAAATAGACTTATCACCGTtgcctccaccacctccagaCCCCCCACAGATGATAAATGTGCAGTCCAATCACAGAGACAG CATGCTTGAAGATGACG atgACTATGATGATGTTCAACCACTGACTGAGGATTTCCCCCCACCACCGCCTGAAATCAG CATAGATCCCAAAATGGAGAAGGACCTAAGAAAAAAGTTTAAG TATGAGGGGCCTCTCAAGGTGCTGCACACCATGATGGTGAATCCTAACAGCATCATAAAGAAGCCAGGAGGGAAGGATCTGCCCGTGGCTCAGGGAGACATCCTGGACGTCATCCAGTTCACCAACAGCAAAAAAGCTCTGTGTCGCAACCGGTTTGGAAGAT ATGGTTATGTGTCCAGATCTCTTCTACTTCCAAT GGAAGGAGACATTTATGACGATGTTGACTATGGAGGCG acatCTACGACAACGACTCTCCACACACTGATTattaa